A genomic window from Streptomyces sp. 846.5 includes:
- a CDS encoding ribonuclease HII, whose protein sequence is MPVEPPDHRVERALRRAGAQVVAGVDEVGRGAWAGPVTVCAAVTGLRRPPQGLTDSKLLTARRRTELAPVLAEWVTAHALGHASPLECDELGMTAALRLAAIRALEALPVRPDAVILDGKHDYLGGPWQVRTVIKGDQSCVSVAAASVLAKVRRDGMMADLGAHFPAFAFGDNAGYPSPVHRAALDEHGPTPHHRLSWSYLDDLPAWRHLRTYRLPVDSLPDGSEQLSLGF, encoded by the coding sequence ATGCCCGTGGAGCCCCCGGACCACCGTGTCGAACGCGCGCTGCGCAGGGCCGGAGCGCAGGTGGTGGCCGGAGTCGACGAGGTCGGCCGGGGCGCCTGGGCCGGTCCGGTCACCGTGTGCGCCGCCGTCACCGGGCTGCGCCGACCGCCGCAGGGGCTCACCGACTCCAAGCTGCTGACCGCCCGGCGCCGGACCGAACTCGCCCCGGTGCTGGCCGAGTGGGTCACCGCCCATGCGCTGGGCCACGCCTCGCCGCTGGAATGCGACGAACTGGGCATGACCGCTGCCCTGCGGCTGGCCGCGATCCGCGCGCTGGAGGCCCTTCCGGTGCGCCCCGACGCGGTGATCCTGGACGGGAAGCACGACTACCTGGGCGGTCCCTGGCAGGTGCGCACGGTGATCAAGGGTGACCAGTCCTGCGTCTCGGTCGCCGCGGCCTCGGTGCTGGCCAAGGTCCGGCGCGACGGCATGATGGCCGACCTCGGCGCCCACTTCCCCGCGTTCGCCTTCGGGGACAACGCCGGGTATCCCTCCCCGGTCCATCGGGCGGCGCTCGACGAGCACGGACCCACCCCGCACCACCGCCTCTCCTGGTCGTACCTGGACGACCTGCCCGCCTGGCGGCATCTGCGGACCTACCGTCTCCCGGTCGATTCCCTGCCGGATGGTTCGGAGCAGCTGTCGCTGGGTTTCTGA
- a CDS encoding TetR/AcrR family transcriptional regulator: MTAGATGGAGPRSSRRRGTVLEQAIFQATLDELVASGYARLSMEAVATGARTGKAAVYRRWSSKEELVLGAMRATLPPFGPVPDTGSLRGDLLELMQRARSAMLSLPGCAVRVIMGELDHERARPFLGLMNECVTDPGKAMMLEVLRRGAERGEVRAEAVTPLVADVAPALMLYRAKMHGPPTEADAVALVDEVMLPLVRA, encoded by the coding sequence GTGACGGCAGGGGCGACCGGGGGCGCCGGTCCCCGTTCCTCGCGCAGGCGCGGCACGGTACTCGAACAGGCGATCTTCCAGGCGACCCTGGACGAGCTCGTCGCCTCCGGGTACGCCCGGCTGAGCATGGAGGCCGTGGCCACCGGAGCGCGGACCGGGAAGGCCGCCGTCTACCGCCGCTGGTCCTCCAAGGAGGAGCTGGTCCTCGGGGCGATGCGGGCCACGCTGCCCCCGTTCGGTCCGGTGCCGGACACCGGGAGCCTGCGGGGCGACCTGCTGGAGCTGATGCAGCGGGCCAGGTCGGCGATGCTCTCGCTGCCCGGCTGCGCGGTCCGGGTGATCATGGGCGAGCTCGACCACGAACGGGCGCGCCCGTTCCTCGGACTGATGAACGAATGCGTGACGGATCCGGGCAAGGCCATGATGCTGGAGGTCCTGCGCCGCGGGGCGGAGCGCGGGGAGGTCCGCGCCGAGGCGGTGACTCCGCTGGTGGCGGATGTCGCCCCGGCCCTGATGCTGTACCGGGCCAAGATGCACGGACCCCCGACCGAGGCGGACGCGGTCGCCCTGGTCGACGAGGTCATGCTGCCCCTGGTCCGGGCCTGA